In a single window of the Hydrogenobaculum sp. 3684 genome:
- a CDS encoding EAL domain-containing protein — protein MIDFRVCPHDTKKGLDKWLNIAKKIKEIFGQHVELKPFKNFDEEYAYFSKDDFKPDIYYASFDITLLLLNKGYKIIGKFKNENDVFLLISRKKFNDEKPSNITIVDKIDSFYVLYDMDFYDKNIVLSESYDDVVKKVISGGVDLGLIFKEYYDQLDQEAKDSINIIKEISLDAGHHFLVSKEFYETHQNSIKAFIKALGLGEISEENTNKLTNKLKIYYKSGNVVRTSVIRSILLESLKDINKVIISADTEKELFERICQDLVDKSRFKFVWIGKKEGEFIKPVHKCGEDDGYVDSLKISVRKDVPEGRGPAGIAYRENRIVVNENTLTSEVMKFWKDELLKRDIYTSLAIPIEKNGEVYAVISVYSNITFSFKKEFMTIFEELKKDVSFALEKIDKDKESIVLRKAADDAKMWLLITNKEGLIEYVNQYVLDLTGYKKEELIGKKPSIFKSGYQDEKFYEDLWDSILSNKPFSAIFVNKTKNGNVIYIDQTIYPVVLKDGTMKFLFVGKDITHEKVLSQELYKYRFYDTLTELPNFLAFKFYVSDVVENKRYKDFALILIDIYNMSFINSTYGFDVGNEVLKEVANILKQEFQEGFVARVGNDEFGIFVPNIESESILIYKIRSILDRKIKTTKNYISISYNVSIVLSDVAATEFEEVYSNAVVTLNLSKKEGENVIKFYESEVNTRLQEYIILEKLVERAFDEGLFRFYFQPYLGSKDLKIVGFESLIRIVDKDGTVYAPYKFIDYLENSKYIMHFEEWALKEISNKIRIFKSLDKDISISLNLSAKGILSLPDDSFIEELASVPVDVQDNLVLEITERNIIKNIEKSKKIFKSIKELNKHIKISIDDFGTGYSSLAYLKHLPVDILKIDISFVRGITTDRHDFSIVKFITGLSKDFGFKTLAEGVETKEQIDMLSSMGVDYFQGFYFAKPMLENEAIKFVLEDMKRSK, from the coding sequence ATGATTGATTTTAGAGTTTGTCCACACGATACAAAAAAAGGGCTTGATAAATGGCTAAACATAGCTAAAAAGATAAAAGAAATCTTTGGCCAACATGTGGAGCTTAAGCCTTTTAAAAACTTTGACGAAGAATACGCTTATTTTTCTAAGGATGATTTTAAACCAGATATTTATTATGCAAGCTTTGATATAACGTTGTTGCTTTTAAATAAGGGCTATAAGATCATAGGCAAATTTAAAAATGAAAATGATGTTTTTTTACTGATAAGCCGAAAAAAGTTTAACGATGAAAAACCAAGCAATATAACAATTGTAGATAAGATAGATTCTTTTTATGTCTTATACGATATGGACTTTTACGACAAAAACATAGTCTTGTCAGAGTCCTATGATGATGTTGTGAAAAAGGTGATAAGCGGTGGAGTAGATTTAGGGCTAATATTTAAAGAATACTACGATCAATTAGACCAAGAAGCCAAAGACAGCATAAACATCATAAAGGAAATATCTTTGGATGCAGGTCATCACTTTTTGGTATCAAAAGAATTTTATGAAACACATCAAAATAGTATAAAGGCTTTTATAAAAGCCTTGGGCTTGGGAGAAATCTCTGAAGAAAACACAAATAAACTCACGAATAAACTAAAGATATATTACAAATCTGGAAATGTTGTCAGAACATCTGTAATCCGTAGCATACTTTTAGAAAGCTTAAAAGATATAAACAAGGTGATAATATCTGCTGACACGGAAAAAGAGCTTTTTGAGCGAATATGCCAAGATCTTGTGGATAAAAGCCGTTTTAAATTTGTATGGATTGGTAAAAAAGAAGGAGAGTTCATAAAACCAGTGCATAAATGTGGTGAAGACGATGGATATGTGGATAGTCTTAAAATAAGTGTAAGAAAAGATGTACCAGAAGGGAGAGGACCAGCTGGCATAGCTTACAGGGAAAATAGGATTGTTGTAAACGAAAACACATTAACATCAGAGGTTATGAAATTTTGGAAAGATGAGCTTTTAAAAAGAGATATATATACATCGTTAGCTATCCCTATAGAAAAAAATGGAGAAGTTTATGCGGTAATAAGCGTTTATTCTAATATAACGTTTTCTTTTAAAAAAGAATTTATGACAATATTTGAAGAGCTTAAAAAAGATGTATCTTTTGCTTTGGAGAAGATTGATAAAGATAAAGAAAGTATCGTTTTAAGAAAAGCCGCAGACGATGCAAAAATGTGGCTTCTTATAACAAACAAAGAAGGTTTGATTGAGTACGTCAATCAATATGTTTTAGATCTGACAGGTTATAAAAAAGAAGAACTGATAGGTAAAAAACCAAGCATATTTAAATCTGGATATCAGGATGAAAAGTTTTATGAAGATCTTTGGGATAGCATATTGTCAAACAAACCTTTTTCTGCTATCTTTGTAAATAAGACAAAAAATGGAAATGTTATATACATAGATCAGACTATATATCCAGTGGTGCTTAAAGACGGGACCATGAAATTTTTATTCGTTGGCAAAGACATAACCCATGAAAAAGTATTGAGCCAAGAGCTTTATAAATATAGATTTTACGATACTCTTACCGAACTGCCAAACTTTTTAGCTTTTAAGTTTTATGTTTCAGATGTCGTTGAAAACAAAAGATACAAAGATTTTGCTTTGATACTTATAGATATTTACAACATGTCTTTTATTAACTCCACCTATGGGTTTGATGTGGGCAACGAAGTGCTAAAAGAAGTAGCAAATATCTTAAAGCAAGAATTTCAAGAGGGGTTTGTGGCAAGGGTCGGAAACGATGAATTTGGCATATTTGTCCCAAATATAGAAAGTGAATCTATTTTGATATATAAGATTAGAAGTATTTTAGATAGAAAAATAAAAACCACCAAAAACTATATTAGCATCTCTTACAACGTTTCTATTGTATTATCTGATGTCGCTGCTACTGAGTTTGAAGAAGTTTACAGCAACGCCGTTGTCACCCTAAACCTTTCCAAGAAAGAGGGTGAAAACGTTATAAAGTTTTATGAATCTGAGGTAAACACAAGATTACAAGAGTATATAATATTAGAAAAGCTTGTGGAAAGAGCTTTTGACGAGGGTTTGTTTAGGTTTTATTTTCAACCTTATCTTGGTTCAAAAGATTTGAAAATCGTAGGTTTTGAATCTCTTATAAGAATAGTAGATAAAGATGGTACTGTCTATGCACCATATAAATTTATAGATTACCTTGAAAATAGTAAGTATATCATGCATTTTGAAGAATGGGCTTTAAAAGAGATATCTAATAAGATAAGAATATTTAAATCTTTAGACAAAGATATATCTATATCTTTGAACTTATCGGCAAAAGGGATCTTAAGCTTACCCGATGACAGTTTTATTGAAGAGTTAGCTTCTGTGCCTGTGGATGTTCAAGATAATTTAGTTTTAGAAATCACAGAAAGAAACATTATAAAAAATATAGAAAAATCCAAAAAGATATTTAAAAGTATAAAAGAATTAAATAAACATATTAAAATATCTATAGATGATTTTGGCACTGGTTATTCATCACTGGCTTATCTAAAGCATCTTCCAGTGGATATACTTAAAATAGACATATCTTTTGTAAGAGGTATTACAACCGATAGGCACGATTTTTCCATAGTAAAGTTTATAACCGGCTTATCCAAAGATTTTGGTTTTAAGACCTTAGCAGAAGGCGTAGAAACAAAAGAACAAATAGATATGCTTTCATCGATGGGAGTGGATTATTTTCAAGGGTTTTATTTTGCTAAACCTATGCTAGAAAATGAGGCTATAAAGTTTGTCTTGGAGGATATGAAAAGAAGCAAATGA
- a CDS encoding EAL domain-containing protein → MIAEKEKFSSISHKIFSEFYSHFLQDYHASAFLNSPFTIEKLIKAQSEVLYNIIKLIQEKDEVCQRHFSEQESNCERSLDQKCDDTALKTAEIELETVAKRHYQLGISRDTMFDSIDYYIDLLKLHQEELGLESTTIMRLKEMLDKTTADAYIEGIIDHAIGFIINGDNIHTYSKYDSFFKEGIKNKLEALQKAFKEASEEHLKAEIQSHIDCKVGQILHGLGFDIMSFGAEAIRVKTIEVHKDIHNYINQFIGYYLSKDYRHAVSISNYAINAVYELIYNYELISSRWNQDKGILIPQILNNKKYKDKLSLLVVNFFGSRTDRQFGKECETILEMLKNTVVKHMENFNQLFFTRVKNEFYVFLNNDLTYNFISFYNDLMKDIELLAEDLRASSIVIGNHPVFYIYKFDINRFLEVSSEELSEIINIIKEESKTKFKELAPPLVVVDVSDRKLELLEKAKANLELKDIVLKKVKNKDVDIFIQWIYDKNLKNRFFEVLVRIKQGDDYIPAYKFINILQRENAMTLLDIAVISKLLENVDKIKAITNELYLNIYPPSLENDEAVGLLKELIKTLSQNEVMLNLELTEYAITTNKELFENDMKDHLFYLALDDFGTGYTNYELIGELSESGLIKTIKIDGAIVKKILDSQVYMSMVETITMFCKRNKLRVIYEFVDSNQILEALTNIASSIHFPKEFMFFQGFYLHKPNALEEEYKKLTASLPRDTSMPSSQQNPKDGSVKV, encoded by the coding sequence ATGATTGCAGAAAAAGAGAAGTTTTCATCTATATCTCATAAGATATTCAGCGAGTTTTACTCACACTTTTTACAAGATTACCATGCATCAGCGTTTTTAAACTCACCTTTTACAATTGAAAAACTAATAAAAGCCCAATCTGAAGTGCTTTACAATATAATAAAACTTATCCAAGAAAAAGATGAAGTGTGCCAACGGCATTTCTCAGAGCAAGAAAGTAACTGTGAACGTTCCTTAGATCAGAAATGCGATGATACCGCTCTAAAAACCGCTGAGATTGAACTTGAAACTGTAGCCAAAAGACATTACCAGCTTGGTATAAGCAGAGATACCATGTTTGATTCCATAGATTATTACATAGATCTTTTAAAACTTCATCAAGAAGAGCTTGGGTTAGAAAGTACTACCATAATGAGGTTAAAAGAGATGCTTGATAAAACCACTGCCGATGCTTATATAGAAGGTATTATAGATCACGCTATCGGCTTTATAATAAATGGTGACAACATACATACTTATTCAAAATACGACTCATTTTTTAAAGAAGGTATAAAAAATAAATTAGAAGCTTTACAAAAAGCTTTTAAAGAAGCTTCTGAAGAGCATCTCAAAGCCGAGATACAAAGCCACATTGATTGCAAAGTAGGGCAGATTCTTCATGGGCTTGGTTTTGACATAATGAGTTTTGGTGCAGAAGCTATTAGGGTAAAAACCATAGAAGTACACAAAGATATTCACAATTACATAAACCAGTTTATAGGTTATTATCTTTCAAAAGATTACAGGCATGCTGTTTCTATATCAAACTACGCTATAAACGCTGTATATGAGCTTATATACAACTATGAACTTATCTCAAGTCGTTGGAATCAAGACAAAGGAATACTTATACCACAGATATTAAACAACAAAAAGTATAAGGACAAACTGTCTCTTTTAGTGGTTAACTTTTTTGGATCCAGGACGGATAGACAGTTTGGTAAAGAATGTGAAACAATTTTAGAAATGCTAAAAAACACTGTTGTCAAACATATGGAAAATTTCAACCAACTGTTTTTCACTAGAGTTAAAAATGAGTTCTATGTATTTTTAAACAACGATCTAACTTACAATTTTATTAGCTTTTACAACGATCTAATGAAAGATATAGAATTGTTGGCAGAAGACTTAAGAGCATCAAGTATTGTGATTGGCAACCACCCAGTATTTTATATATATAAGTTTGATATAAATAGATTTCTTGAAGTATCTTCAGAAGAACTGAGTGAAATTATAAATATAATAAAAGAAGAGTCAAAAACAAAATTTAAAGAACTTGCACCACCTTTAGTGGTAGTAGATGTAAGTGATAGAAAGTTAGAGCTCTTGGAAAAAGCAAAGGCAAACTTAGAGCTAAAAGATATCGTTTTAAAGAAAGTGAAAAATAAAGATGTAGATATTTTTATTCAATGGATATACGATAAAAATTTAAAAAACAGATTTTTTGAAGTGCTTGTAAGGATAAAACAAGGTGATGATTATATACCAGCTTATAAATTTATAAACATTCTCCAAAGAGAAAATGCGATGACGCTACTTGATATAGCGGTTATTAGTAAATTATTGGAAAATGTAGATAAGATAAAAGCTATAACCAACGAGCTTTATCTAAACATATATCCACCTTCTCTTGAAAACGATGAAGCAGTAGGGCTTTTAAAAGAACTCATAAAAACACTATCACAAAATGAGGTTATGCTAAACTTAGAGCTTACCGAATACGCTATCACCACCAACAAAGAATTGTTTGAAAACGATATGAAAGATCATTTATTTTACCTTGCCTTAGACGATTTTGGCACAGGATACACCAATTACGAGCTTATAGGAGAGCTTTCGGAGTCGGGTCTTATAAAAACCATAAAAATAGACGGTGCTATAGTAAAGAAAATATTGGATTCACAGGTTTATATGTCTATGGTGGAAACTATCACCATGTTTTGTAAAAGAAACAAGCTTAGGGTGATATACGAGTTTGTAGACAGCAACCAAATATTGGAAGCTCTAACAAACATTGCTTCGTCTATTCATTTTCCAAAAGAGTTTATGTTTTTCCAAGGGTTTTACCTTCATAAACCAAACGCTTTGGAAGAAGAATATAAAAAGCTTACTGCAAGTCTGCCACGGGATACCAGTATGCCAAGCTCTCAACAAAACCCAAAAGACGGAAGCGTAAAGGTGTAA
- a CDS encoding transglycosylase SLT domain-containing protein, whose product MWDKTKLKSVKNLYKEEVLQIPAIFKNKDDYVAFLMAQSYQESGWNEESVSKTGCKGFAQFELSTWKFVWKKLLKHEEIPSIWDIKAQIIAQHTYMKYLINAVSKKETMLPRQEILAYSLMAYNGGLGVVEWCLEYHGVVSVIALRDYRNSHKSTYPDENKIFEILNYPISIFNIWRSLREIAV is encoded by the coding sequence ATGTGGGACAAAACCAAGCTAAAAAGCGTTAAAAACCTCTACAAGGAGGAAGTGCTGCAGATACCGGCTATTTTTAAAAACAAAGATGACTACGTGGCGTTTTTGATGGCGCAGTCTTATCAAGAATCTGGGTGGAATGAAGAAAGCGTTTCTAAAACAGGTTGTAAAGGCTTTGCTCAGTTTGAACTATCCACTTGGAAATTTGTTTGGAAAAAGCTCCTAAAACATGAAGAAATACCAAGTATATGGGACATAAAAGCTCAAATAATAGCCCAACATACTTACATGAAATACCTTATAAACGCCGTTTCCAAGAAAGAAACCATGTTACCAAGGCAGGAAATACTAGCTTATTCTTTGATGGCTTACAACGGTGGTCTTGGCGTGGTGGAGTGGTGCTTAGAATATCACGGTGTTGTTTCTGTAATAGCTTTAAGAGATTATAGAAATTCTCACAAAAGCACATACCCCGATGAAAATAAAATTTTTGAAATTCTAAACTACCCAATATCCATCTTTAACATATGGCGTAGCCTTCGAGAAATTGCTGTATAA
- a CDS encoding FtsW/RodA/SpoVE family cell cycle protein produces MRFYIKEWDEIILVSVLLLYIIGLVNIASASLVGSVFIKFSFSTYKKLIFQLGVGIVGFFMAALITKFDYEKLKNPKAIYSIISLNIFLLIVVLVIKYAKHMPVNRWLFGESLQVSEFSKIINIVFLAYYISRKGEVSATKELLFASFLVAFQSFLIFLEPDRGSAIFLLFIAFIMLWIGNAPPRVLYPATFMFGVLGILFLLLKTGGNYVEGRFAAWLNPFAKANTKGYQIIQSLFAFAHGRFFGVGIGEGIQKEGYLPEIDTDYALALIGEEWGFLGVSFVVFLYAGLVYRIFKISDFAENSFGKLIAFGIGMYIATESIWNMMMAMNVIPSKGIALPFISYGSSNLLANLLAIGLVMSVYRKEKKPWKKLF; encoded by the coding sequence ATGAGGTTTTACATTAAAGAATGGGATGAAATCATACTTGTAAGTGTATTGCTTTTATACATAATAGGTCTTGTAAACATAGCGAGTGCAAGTTTGGTGGGCAGTGTATTTATAAAATTTAGTTTTTCTACTTATAAAAAACTTATATTTCAGCTTGGTGTTGGTATTGTAGGCTTTTTTATGGCTGCTTTGATTACTAAATTTGATTACGAAAAGCTTAAAAACCCAAAGGCCATATATAGTATTATATCTTTAAATATTTTTTTACTCATAGTGGTGCTTGTAATAAAGTATGCCAAACATATGCCTGTAAATAGATGGCTTTTTGGTGAAAGTTTACAAGTGTCAGAATTTTCAAAGATTATAAACATTGTTTTTTTAGCTTACTATATAAGTAGAAAAGGTGAGGTTAGTGCTACGAAGGAGCTTTTGTTTGCTTCCTTTTTGGTAGCCTTCCAGTCTTTTCTGATATTTTTAGAACCAGATAGGGGAAGTGCTATTTTTTTACTTTTTATTGCTTTTATAATGCTTTGGATAGGCAACGCTCCTCCTAGGGTTTTATATCCGGCAACGTTTATGTTTGGTGTGCTGGGGATTCTTTTTTTACTTTTAAAAACTGGCGGAAACTATGTGGAAGGTCGTTTTGCGGCGTGGTTAAACCCTTTTGCCAAGGCAAACACAAAAGGCTATCAAATTATACAATCTCTTTTTGCTTTTGCCCACGGTAGGTTTTTTGGGGTTGGTATTGGGGAGGGCATTCAGAAAGAGGGTTATCTACCAGAAATAGATACCGATTATGCTCTTGCTCTAATAGGTGAAGAATGGGGATTTTTGGGGGTTTCTTTTGTGGTTTTTTTATATGCTGGACTGGTTTATAGGATATTTAAAATATCTGATTTTGCTGAAAATAGCTTCGGCAAGCTTATTGCGTTTGGCATAGGTATGTATATAGCTACGGAGTCCATATGGAATATGATGATGGCTATGAATGTAATACCCTCAAAAGGTATAGCTCTACCATTTATAAGTTATGGAAGCTCAAATTTGCTTGCTAACCTCCTTGCTATAGGTCTTGTGATGTCTGTTTATAGAAAAGAAAAGAAACCATGGAAAAAACTTTTTTAG
- the murG gene encoding undecaprenyldiphospho-muramoylpentapeptide beta-N-acetylglucosaminyltransferase, whose translation MEKTFLVSGGGTGGHFFPAVSFLELLKEKNINSFYVGSSYGIEKKLQEDIPSKNIFLDTKGFVGKGYLDKLKSLYLMGKSVYFLNKNIKDDFMGVVFGGYASLPVGLLSILKRKPLFLHEQNSIPSLTNKLLSKKADVCFTTFNYTSKFFKNAFRVGMPIRKEFLSFYDKKELQKEFSIESPCVLVMGGSQGAKALNDVAVELFKKTNFNGIILTGEKNYEEVSNALKSLKRVKVFPFFKKMYKLMRACDVAMSRAGASTVYEMAVVGLPAVLVPYPYAAYNHQYYNALEIKDLGGAELIEQSKLDYDSLIKALENILNDLESYSKNISSFCIKTEGNDIILPQELMLEKIRGIL comes from the coding sequence ATGGAAAAAACTTTTTTAGTATCAGGCGGTGGAACCGGTGGACATTTTTTCCCTGCTGTTAGTTTTTTAGAGCTTTTAAAAGAAAAGAATATAAATTCTTTCTATGTGGGCTCTTCTTATGGTATAGAGAAAAAACTTCAAGAAGATATACCCTCTAAAAATATTTTTCTTGATACAAAAGGCTTTGTTGGTAAAGGATATCTTGATAAGTTAAAATCTCTTTATCTTATGGGAAAATCCGTATACTTTTTAAATAAAAATATTAAAGATGATTTTATGGGAGTTGTGTTCGGAGGTTATGCCTCTTTACCCGTAGGGCTTTTGAGTATATTAAAAAGAAAACCTCTTTTTCTACATGAGCAAAACTCTATTCCAAGCCTTACCAATAAGCTTCTTTCTAAAAAAGCAGATGTTTGCTTTACAACGTTTAACTATACCTCTAAGTTTTTTAAAAATGCTTTTAGAGTAGGTATGCCTATTAGAAAAGAGTTTTTGAGCTTTTACGATAAAAAAGAACTTCAAAAGGAGTTTAGTATAGAAAGCCCTTGTGTTTTGGTAATGGGTGGGTCTCAAGGGGCAAAAGCTCTAAACGATGTTGCCGTAGAGCTTTTTAAGAAAACAAACTTTAACGGTATCATCCTAACAGGTGAAAAAAACTATGAAGAGGTTTCAAACGCTCTTAAAAGCCTAAAACGGGTGAAGGTTTTTCCTTTTTTTAAAAAGATGTATAAGCTTATGAGAGCTTGCGATGTAGCTATGTCTCGTGCTGGGGCAAGTACTGTGTATGAGATGGCTGTAGTGGGCCTTCCGGCTGTGCTTGTACCATATCCGTATGCTGCATACAATCATCAGTATTACAACGCTTTGGAGATAAAAGATTTAGGCGGTGCTGAGCTTATAGAACAATCTAAATTAGATTATGATAGTCTTATAAAAGCCTTAGAAAATATTCTAAATGATTTAGAAAGCTATTCAAAAAATATATCTTCTTTTTGTATAAAAACCGAAGGAAATGATATAATATTACCACAAGAGCTTATGCTTGAAAAAATACGAGGTATATTATGA
- a CDS encoding GGDEF domain-containing protein: MIDYKTRLLELLKRYHIKKDTANIFLELFERQNNTGIFENLNQQTYDSLNVLKRFGIIDKDIKNFPKIKQILLNTDECFKKRISIMFDYLKDFIYKFLDLLCNFTEDAIYDFILDCIELGFTLEEESENIFDFYRAQNILSSYTIDAIRKYKEEHQDESIDIFGLTASFVKFSHFVSEVVSLSYYEKLLTDKVYEVYEKSTKDQLSNLYNRTKFNDIKNYEFVRSRRYKIPLSLCMFDIDDFKKINDTFGHLVGDKVIKELGKVVLDNVRKSDIPFRLGGEEFLILFTHTNLNEAKLACEKLLNRIRNIEIKEGDNIVKFTVSMGLTELKEEDDSIEKAIDRTDKALYMAKKNGKNRIEILI, encoded by the coding sequence ATGATAGACTATAAAACTAGGTTGCTTGAACTTTTAAAGAGGTATCATATTAAAAAAGATACTGCTAATATATTTTTGGAGCTATTTGAAAGGCAAAATAACACTGGGATTTTTGAAAATCTTAACCAGCAAACTTATGATAGTTTAAATGTTTTGAAACGTTTTGGAATAATTGATAAAGATATTAAGAATTTCCCTAAAATTAAACAGATACTTTTAAACACCGACGAATGTTTTAAAAAACGTATAAGTATAATGTTTGATTATCTAAAGGATTTTATATACAAGTTTTTGGATTTGCTTTGCAATTTTACCGAAGATGCTATTTACGACTTTATTTTAGATTGTATAGAACTTGGCTTTACTTTGGAAGAAGAAAGTGAAAATATCTTTGATTTTTATAGGGCTCAAAATATCTTATCTTCCTATACTATAGACGCTATAAGAAAGTATAAAGAAGAGCATCAAGATGAATCCATTGATATCTTTGGCCTTACCGCTTCTTTTGTAAAGTTTTCCCATTTTGTTTCAGAAGTAGTTTCTTTATCTTACTATGAAAAGCTTCTTACAGACAAAGTATATGAGGTTTATGAAAAATCTACAAAAGATCAACTTTCTAACCTTTACAATAGGACAAAGTTTAACGATATCAAAAATTATGAATTTGTCAGGTCAAGACGGTATAAAATACCGCTATCTCTATGCATGTTTGATATAGATGATTTTAAGAAAATAAACGATACGTTTGGCCATCTTGTGGGTGATAAGGTGATAAAAGAGCTTGGCAAGGTTGTTTTGGATAATGTTAGAAAGTCCGATATACCGTTTAGATTGGGTGGTGAAGAATTTTTAATATTGTTTACCCATACTAATTTAAACGAAGCTAAGTTAGCCTGTGAAAAGCTGCTTAACAGGATAAGAAATATTGAAATAAAAGAAGGTGATAATATTGTTAAGTTTACCGTAAGCATGGGTCTAACGGAGTTAAAAGAAGAAGACGATAGTATTGAAAAAGCAATTGATAGGACTGATAAAGCTCTTTACATGGCAAAAAAGAACGGTAAAAACCGTATTGAGATTTTGATATAA
- the nuoE gene encoding NADH-quinone oxidoreductase subunit NuoE has translation MLTQEIKEAIEGHIKYFGSKEEALLLSLHSIQEHLGHIPEEALEELSEILDMPLHHIKGVVAFYEMFDTGEKAKHRIYVCNSIVCYLLKSHRVFSAVKELLGIEPGQVTRDGMFKLVEVQCLGACSEAPVFMVDNDIYRYESKEKLHEILAKYS, from the coding sequence ATGCTAACTCAAGAGATAAAAGAGGCTATAGAAGGTCATATAAAGTATTTCGGGTCTAAAGAGGAGGCTTTGTTGCTTTCTCTTCACTCTATTCAAGAGCATCTTGGCCACATACCAGAAGAGGCTTTGGAAGAGCTCTCGGAGATTTTAGATATGCCGCTTCATCATATAAAAGGTGTTGTGGCGTTTTATGAGATGTTTGATACAGGCGAAAAAGCCAAGCACCGTATATACGTATGTAACAGCATAGTTTGCTATCTTCTTAAAAGCCACAGAGTTTTTAGCGCTGTAAAAGAACTTCTTGGTATAGAGCCAGGCCAGGTGACAAGAGATGGTATGTTTAAGCTTGTGGAAGTCCAATGCCTAGGTGCTTGCTCAGAAGCGCCAGTTTTCATGGTAGACAACGATATCTATAGATACGAATCAAAGGAGAAGCTTCATGAAATACTTGCCAAATATAGCTAA
- a CDS encoding NADH-quinone oxidoreductase subunit F, whose protein sequence is MKYLPNIANIHAETELNLLLKRAKRKRTADIKEYLKDGGYLALEKALSMKPEDIVEEVDNSNLRGRGGAGFPTGRKWKFCLQNKAPRYLVCNADESEPGTFKDRLILERDPHLLLEGMIISAYALGVNRAYIYIRGEYPAGYYILRNAIEEAKKEGLLGKNILNSGFDLEILVSRGAGAYICGEETALLNSIEGKRGHPRLKPPFPVQVGLWGRPTVVNNVETLSNIPIIINLGSEGYKEIGPMDYPGPKLFPVSGKVKKPGVYELPMNTTLREVIFKYAGGTIRNVPIKAVFSGALDCLSVNELDTPMDYSQFGFGGTGTVIVLTEEDDIVEACYKIAEFYEHETCGFCTPCRIGCHEQAYLLEKIVKDEATPQTWEGLRFVTKYIQPTSVCGLGAVASRLIKQAMEKFPEDFAKKEQMSFVNI, encoded by the coding sequence ATGAAATACTTGCCAAATATAGCTAATATACACGCTGAAACAGAGCTAAACCTTCTTCTTAAAAGAGCCAAACGTAAGCGAACCGCCGATATAAAAGAATATTTAAAAGATGGTGGCTATCTTGCCTTAGAAAAAGCCCTAAGCATGAAGCCTGAAGACATAGTAGAAGAAGTGGATAACAGCAATTTAAGAGGAAGAGGTGGAGCTGGTTTTCCTACTGGTAGAAAGTGGAAATTTTGTCTTCAAAACAAAGCCCCTAGATACTTAGTGTGCAACGCCGATGAATCAGAGCCAGGCACTTTTAAAGACAGGCTTATATTAGAAAGAGATCCTCATCTGCTTTTAGAGGGCATGATTATATCCGCTTACGCTCTTGGGGTCAATAGAGCTTACATATACATAAGAGGTGAATATCCAGCCGGTTATTATATATTAAGAAACGCCATAGAAGAAGCTAAAAAAGAAGGGCTTTTAGGTAAAAATATATTAAACTCTGGTTTTGATCTTGAAATACTTGTTTCAAGAGGAGCAGGTGCTTATATCTGCGGTGAAGAGACGGCTCTTCTTAACTCTATAGAAGGTAAAAGAGGACACCCAAGGTTAAAACCACCTTTTCCAGTGCAGGTGGGCTTATGGGGTAGGCCTACAGTTGTAAACAATGTAGAAACGTTGTCAAATATCCCCATTATTATAAATTTAGGTTCTGAAGGCTATAAAGAGATAGGCCCTATGGATTATCCTGGTCCTAAGCTTTTTCCAGTGAGCGGTAAGGTGAAAAAACCAGGTGTTTATGAGCTTCCCATGAATACAACCCTAAGAGAGGTTATATTTAAATACGCTGGTGGGACTATTAGAAATGTTCCTATAAAGGCTGTTTTCTCTGGAGCTCTTGATTGTCTTAGCGTAAATGAACTAGATACTCCTATGGATTACTCACAGTTTGGCTTTGGCGGTACTGGTACCGTGATAGTCCTAACTGAAGAAGACGATATAGTAGAAGCTTGTTATAAGATAGCTGAGTTTTATGAACATGAGACTTGTGGTTTTTGTACACCTTGCCGTATAGGATGTCACGAACAAGCATATTTACTTGAGAAGATAGTAAAAGATGAGGCTACACCCCAAACGTGGGAAGGTCTTAGGTTTGTGACAAAGTATATTCAACCCACTTCTGTTTGTGGTCTTGGCGCTGTGGCCAGTAGGCTTATCAAACAAGCCATGGAAAAGTTTCCAGAGGATTTTGCCAAAAAAGAACAAATGTCTTTTGTAAATATTTAA